The Aureimonas populi genome includes the window CCTCGCCGGCGCCTCCACCGCCACGGTGCGCGCCTATCTCGCAGACCTGGAGCGGCGCGGCTTCGCCCCCTCCAGCCTGCGCCGGCGCATGTCGGCGCTGCGCCAGTTCTTCAAGTTCCTCTATGCCGAGGGCCATCGCGGCGACGATCCGACGACGCCGGTGGAAAGCGCGCGCAAGAGCCGCGCCCTGCCCAGGATCATGAGCGAGGAGGAGGCGGGGCGCCTTCTCGACCGCGCCGAGGCGGAGGCCGCCGATCCCGCCCTGTCGCCCGGCGCGCTGGCCAGGGCGCGCCGCCTCCATGCGCTGGTCGAGCTTCTCTACGCCACGGGCCTGCGCGTTTCCGAGCTCGTCTCGCTGCCGCGCTCGGTCCTGCGGGCCAGGGCGCGCGCCATCGTGGTGCGCGGCAAGGGCGGCAAGGAGCGCATGGTGCCGATCGGCGAGCGGGCGCGCGACGCGCTCCTCGCCTTCGCCGAGGCGGCGCGGGCCGCCGGCAGCGCTCCGGGCGAGGCGTGGCTGTTCCCGGCCCTGTCGGAAAGCGGCCACCTGACCCGCCAGGCCTTCGCCCGCGACCTGAAGGGCCTTGCCGCGCGGGCGGGGCTCTCGCCCGGCAAGATCTCCCCGCACGTGCTGCGCCACGCCTTCGCCAGCCATCTCCTGCAGAACGGCGCGGACCTGCGCGCGGTGCAGGAACTGCTGGGCCACGCCGACATCTCCACCACGCAGATCTACACGCATGTGCTGGAAGAGCGGCTCGTTCGGCTCGTCACGGACCACCATCCCCTGTCGGAGCTTTCGCGCGACTGAGCGCGCTTCCTTGACATCGCGAGGCGGGATGGCCAGTTTGCGCGCCACATCGACGGGCGGGGCCGAACACTCGCCGAAAGGACGGCGACAGGCCGCTGACGGATGCATAATTATCTCGACTTCGAAAAGCCGGTCGCGGACCTGGACAGCCAGATCCTGGAACTGAAGAAGATCGGCGGCGACAAGGACAGCCTCGATGTGTCCGAGGACATCACGCGGCTGGAGAAGCGCTCGCACGACGCGCTGGTCGATCTCTACAAGAAGCTGAACCCCTGGCAGAAGACGCAGGTGGCGCGCCATCCGGACCGCCCGCATTGCGTGGACTATCTGGCCCGGCTCGTCACCGACTTCACCCCGCTGGCGGGCGATCGCTACTTTGCCGAGGATCACGCCGTGATCGCCGGATTCGGGCGCTTCGACGGGGAGGCGGTGGCGGTGATCGGCCAGGAGAAGGGCGCCGACACGCAGACGCGCCTGAAGCACAATTTCGGCATGGCGCGGCCCGAGGGCTACCGCAAGGCGGTGCGCATCATGGAGATGGCCGACCGCTTCTCCATCCCCGTCCTGACCCTCGTCGACACGGCCGGCGCCTATCCGGGCATCGGCGCGGAGGAGCGCGGGCAGGCCGAGGCCATCGCCCGCTCGACGCAGACCTGCCTGTCGCTCAAGGTGCCGCTCGTCTCCCTGGTGATCGGCGAGGGCGGATCGGGCGGGGCCATCGCCATCGCCGCCGCCAACCGCGTCCTCATGCTGGAGCACGCGATCTACTCCGTCATCTCGCCCGAGGCCGGCGCGTCCATCCTCTGGCGCGATTCGACGCGGGCCAAGGACGTGGCGCAGGCGATGAAGATCACCGCGCAGGACCTCAGGAGCTTCGGCATCATCGACGAGATCGTGCAGGAGCCGGTCGGCGGCGCGCACCGCGACCCGCAGGCGGCGATCGACGCGGCGGGCGAGGCGATCCGCCAGGCGCTGGCCGGCATGGGCGGCATGGGCGGCGAGGAACTGCGGCGTGAACGGCGCCAGAAATTCCTCGACATGGGACGCACGCTGCACGCGTAGGAGACGATTTTCCTCCCGCTGCGGCCGTTTGGCCACAGATACGCCCTTCTCTTCCTGCCATTCCCCTGCGAGAGTTCGGCGCTGCCCTGACGGGGAAGCGCAGCCGGGAAAGCGAATTTCCGTCGCGTCGTTAACCTCCGCGAAAGGATAGCGGCGCGAAAAGAGGGGTGGAATGGCGGTTGGCGCGCGAGCGCCGCCCGCCGGACCGGACGATCCGGCCAGGGCCGGCTTCGATGCGTCGCCAGCGGATTGCGGACAGGCTCCGCGGCCCTTGGTGGAAGAGGGGATGGAATTCATGTCGCTCCAGCGTCTTGCGGCGGCCGCCTGCCTTGCCATCAGCCTTTCCGCGCTCGCCGCCTGCCAGCCGGGCGACGGCCTGGGCGACCTGATGGGCGCCAACGCGCCCCTGCCGCCCAAGCTGGTGCAGGCGATCAAGGCCAACGACATGGGCGTGAACTCGCCCATGCTGGTGCGCCTGTTCAAGGAGGAGTCGGAGCTGGAGGTCTGGAAGCAGACCGGCGACGGGTCCTACGCGCTCCTGAAGACCTATCCGATCTGCGCCTGGTCCGGAAAGCTCGGCCCCAAGCGGGCCGAAGGCGACCGTCAGGCGCCCGAGGGCTTCTACAACATCACCCCGGCGCACCTGAACCCGAACTCGCAGCACCATCTGGCCGTGAACATCGGCTATCCCAACGCCTACGACCAGGCGAACGGCTTCACCGGCTCGCATCTGATGATCCACGGCTCGTGCAACTCCTCGGGCTGCTACGCGATGGACAACCACCAGATCGAGGAGATCTACGCGCTCGCCCGCCATGCCTTCCAGGGCGGCCAGCGCAACTTCCAGTTCCAGGCCTACCCCTTCCGCATGACGCCGCAGAACATGGCGCGCCACTCCAACAACTCCTATGCGCCCTTCTGGCGGATGCTCAAGCAGGGCTATGACCGCTTCGAAGTGACCAGGCGCCCGGTGGCGGTGGATGTGTGCGAGAAGCGATATGTCTTCGACGCGGCGCTGGGCGACGGGCGCACGCTGACACCCGAGGGCGCCTGCCCGCCCATCGAGGAGCCGGCGGCGGTGGCCGCCAAGCGCCTTGCCGACGAGGCCGCCGAAAAGGCCCTGATCGCGCGCATGAACCCGAGCGATTTCGCCACCGTCTCCACCTTCACCTACCGCACCGGCTCGCCCATCTCGGCCGAGGCCTATGCGCAGGAGCAGAACCGGCGCCCCGGCTACGACCGCCTCGGCAACCGCGTCGACGCGCAGACTTCCGCCTTCCGCTCCCTGCTCGCTCCACGCTGAGGCGCCGCCTTCGATAGCGCGCGAGCGCGTTTCCGCGCCGCTTTCGCGGCCGGATCGGTGAGGGATGGTGCCGTTCCCAAGAGGAACGGGCGGTGGAGCGCCGGAGGCTCGCCTCCGATTGGTATTTTATATGTGGCTCGCCTCCGGCGCCCCACGCGGCGTCTTCCAGACCCTGCGAAGGGTGCCAGCCTCCGCTCCGCTTCCCGGTCCGCGCCTGTCCAACGCCGGAACCTCGGCCCGATCTCCACCCCAGCTCTCACCACGGGGCGGTTGGGCTGTCTCCGGTTCCGCGCGGCGCCCCGTGACTTGGGGCCCCTCTCCTGGTGGAGGGACGCCCGGCCTGCGAGGGTCCGTCCGGGTCGCCGCCCCTCCCGGAAGAGGCCGCGCCGCGAACGCCGCCCGCCGGCCCGCGAACGATCCCGGTGATCATTCGCGCCCATCCGCGGGCCGGCGGTGGGAGGAGTATGGGGCGTTGCGGAGATGGGGGGAAAGATCGCGCGGGAATCGGCCGGCGGTTGCGTCCTGCGCCTCGCCCGTACGCCCATCCTCACCTCACCTCACCTCACCTCACCTCACCTCACCTCACCTCACCCTCATCCTGAGCCTGTCGAAGGACGAGGGTGGGCGGCACGATCGCTGCACCAAGCGCCCCCCGTCCTTCGACAGGCTCAGGATGAGGGGCTATGCGGACGGCTCAGGATGAGGGGCGGTGCGATGGGCTCAGGATGAGGGGCTATGCGGAGGGCCCTGGTGAGGGGCGGTGCGATGGGCTCGGGGTGAGCGGCTATACGGAGGGCTCAGGATGAGAGGCTGCTGGAAAGCCCGAATTCAGACTGAGGCTAAAGCTCCGGGCCGGGCTCAGGCCGAGGCTCCTCATCGAGTTCAGGGGGCAACTCGGGATGGGGTGGAGAAAGCTCATTATGCGAGGGAGGCGAAGGGAGACGGCCAGGGATGGGCGGGAGGGGCACAGGCTGGGCAGGGGGCCGAGCCGTCCGCGAGCGCGAGAGTGTGGGCAGGCGATGGTAGTGGCCGGCGATCAGCGCTTCCTTCTTGGCTCTCGACCAGCCCTTGATCTGCGGGCGATGGCGTCGAGAAGCCGGTCGTAGGTCTCGGTGAAGACGAGCGTGACCGGGCGACGGGGCTTGGTGAAGCCGTCGAGGATGCCCTCATCGTGCTCCCAGAGGCGGGCTTCCACGGGTTGTTTCGTCAGACCGGTGTAGTAGGCGCCGTCCGCGCATCGCAGGATGTAGACGGTTGCTTCCATGGCGCGCTCCGGTGGTGGAGCGAGGATGACATGGCCGCGCACGGGAGGGGAAGAGCCGTCAGAATGCAGGATTCGATGTTGCCCCTTTCCTTATGCGCTTTGCTGGAGCTTTCAGCCTGGGCGCCTTGCCATAGCCGCTCACTGTGAGGGGCTTTGCCTCGCTCCTCATCCTGAGCCCTTCGCGTAGCCCCTCATCCTTCGACAGGCTCAGGATGAGGGTGAGGAGAGGCTCGGGATGGGGGCGAAGAGAGGCGCAGGGTGAGGGCACAGGGGTGCGGGGAAGGGTGACGCAGGGCAAGGGCAGGGCGCGTTGTGATGAGGGAGCGTCAGCGGGCAGAGGCGGAAGATGTGGGGAAGAATCGCCCGAGGGCGTGCTGGATCGCGCCTGTCTCCGTCCATGACGCAAAAAGGCCCGCCGGAGCGCTCCGGCGGGCCTTTGCTTTTCAGGGCCGATGTCTCAGGCCTCCGCGAAGGCGCCGTGGCAGTGTTTGAACTTCTTGCCGGAGCCGCAGGGGCAGGGCTCGTTGCGGGCGACGGGGCCCCAGGTGGCGGGGTCCTGCGGGTCGCGGCCTGTGGGGCGCGAGAGGAAGGGGGTGGCGGGGGGCGGGGCCGGGGGCGACAGCTCGTCCTCGCCGGTGCTGGCGTCCACATGGTGCGCCTGCATGGGAGGAACGGCGGGCGCGGGCTGCTGCTCGGGGCGCACGATCTCCACCCGCGCAAGCTGCTGGGTGACGCGCTCGCGCAGATTGGTGAGCATGGTCTGGAAAAGCTCGAAGGCCTCCGACTTGTACTCGTTCAGCGGATCGCGCTGCGCATAGCCGCGGAAGCCCACGACCGAACGCAGATGGTCGAGATTGACCAGATGCTCGCGCCACAGGCCGTCCAGCGTCTGGAGCACCACCGAACGCTGAACATAGGCCGAGACCTCCGGGCCGAAGCGCTCGCGCTTCTCCTTTGCCGCGGCGTTCGCGGCATCGAGAAGGCGCTGGCGGATGTCGCTGTCGTCGATGCCCTCCTCCTCGGCCCAGGCCACGATGGGCAGGTCGAGATTGAGGATATCGCGCACGTCCTGCGCCAGCTCCGCCGATTCCCACTGCTCGGGATAGGCCCGCTCGGGAATGCGCTTGGCCACCAGCGCCTCGATGGTCTCCTCGCGCATGTCGTCCACCGACTCGTCCAGCGAGGGAGCGTCCATCAGCTCGATGCGCTGGTCGAAGATGACCCGGCGCTGGTCGTTCATCACGTCGTCGTATTTCAGAAGGTTCTTGCGGATGTCGAAATTGCGGGCCTCGACCTTCTTCTGCGCCTTCTCCAGCGCCTTGTTGATCCATGGATGGACGATGGCCTCGTCCTCCTTCAGGCCGAGCCGCGTCAGCATCGTGTCCATG containing:
- a CDS encoding site-specific tyrosine recombinase XerD yields the protein MMSAERGASLNTLAAYRRDLDDAAGFMAAAGESLAGASTATVRAYLADLERRGFAPSSLRRRMSALRQFFKFLYAEGHRGDDPTTPVESARKSRALPRIMSEEEAGRLLDRAEAEAADPALSPGALARARRLHALVELLYATGLRVSELVSLPRSVLRARARAIVVRGKGGKERMVPIGERARDALLAFAEAARAAGSAPGEAWLFPALSESGHLTRQAFARDLKGLAARAGLSPGKISPHVLRHAFASHLLQNGADLRAVQELLGHADISTTQIYTHVLEERLVRLVTDHHPLSELSRD
- a CDS encoding acetyl-CoA carboxylase carboxyltransferase subunit alpha; translation: MHNYLDFEKPVADLDSQILELKKIGGDKDSLDVSEDITRLEKRSHDALVDLYKKLNPWQKTQVARHPDRPHCVDYLARLVTDFTPLAGDRYFAEDHAVIAGFGRFDGEAVAVIGQEKGADTQTRLKHNFGMARPEGYRKAVRIMEMADRFSIPVLTLVDTAGAYPGIGAEERGQAEAIARSTQTCLSLKVPLVSLVIGEGGSGGAIAIAAANRVLMLEHAIYSVISPEAGASILWRDSTRAKDVAQAMKITAQDLRSFGIIDEIVQEPVGGAHRDPQAAIDAAGEAIRQALAGMGGMGGEELRRERRQKFLDMGRTLHA
- a CDS encoding L,D-transpeptidase family protein codes for the protein MSLQRLAAAACLAISLSALAACQPGDGLGDLMGANAPLPPKLVQAIKANDMGVNSPMLVRLFKEESELEVWKQTGDGSYALLKTYPICAWSGKLGPKRAEGDRQAPEGFYNITPAHLNPNSQHHLAVNIGYPNAYDQANGFTGSHLMIHGSCNSSGCYAMDNHQIEEIYALARHAFQGGQRNFQFQAYPFRMTPQNMARHSNNSYAPFWRMLKQGYDRFEVTRRPVAVDVCEKRYVFDAALGDGRTLTPEGACPPIEEPAAVAAKRLADEAAEKALIARMNPSDFATVSTFTYRTGSPISAEAYAQEQNRRPGYDRLGNRVDAQTSAFRSLLAPR